CTTGCCGCCCATGCTGTGGCCGACGAGCAGCCAGCGGGTGGCGCCGTGTCGGCGGATCTGCCGGGTGACCTGGCGGACCATGTCGTCGACGGTCACCCCGTCGGCCGTGGTGGCGTCGCCGAAGCCGGGCAGGTCGAGGGCGACCACCTCGAAGTCGTCACCCAGTGCATCGGTGAGGGGCCCGTACTCGAGACGGCTCATGCCGAGGGCATGCAGGCAGAACAGGGTGGGGCGGGTGGTGGTGGTGTCGCTGGTCACTCGGACTCCTCGGAGAAGACGTGGTGCCGGGCGACGTCCCCCGTCGTCCCGACTAGGACGACGCTACGTCCGGCCGCCGACATCGGGCCGAAAGAGGGCGTGCGGACCGTGCCGGTGGTACGACTGTCTGCCCGAGGACGGTGGTCGGCACGCTGGGAGGCGTACCCCGAGGAGGCGCGGGCGGCGGATGCTCAGGAGTCGCGCCTTGTGCGCGCCCCGCCGCCCCGGGAGGATGGGCGGATGGAAACCGTCATCATCGCCCTCATGGTCATCGGGTCGATCGTCGTCATCTTCGGCATCGTCTTCTTCCTGGTCGCGGCGGTGCTGCCCTCCCGTGCGCCGCGCGCCGACCGCCGCGGTCGCGGCGGACGCCCCGCCGCCCGCACCCGCTAGCCCGGGCCCGGGGCACGACGATGGACACGGGACTCGTCGTCCACCTCCAGCGTTGCGCGGCCCAGCTGGTGACCCGCCACGAGCTCCGCGACCGGTTCGACCTCGCGCGGACGGTCACGCACTCCGCAGACTTCCCGCGCCGCGCGGCTGCCGAACGGGCGGCCGACGAACTGCGCAGCTCGGGCTACGACGCCACGGTCACCCGGCACGGTCTGCTGGGGGCCGAGCTGCGGGCCAGCCGTGAGGACGCGCTCGACGACGACCGCGCCGTGACCTTCACCCGCGAGGTGTTCGACGTCGTGCAGAGAGCCGGCGGTCGGTACGACGGCTGGAGTGCCGAGGTCATCGCCGAAGCCCAGGCCTGAGCCGGCTGCCCCGTCTGTGCCCCCGCGTCGAACCACCGATGTGGTGTCGAACCGTCGATGTGCGTGGTTCGACACCACATCGGTGGTTCGACATCGGCTCCCGCCCTACGGCACGATCGCGTCGACGTAGCCGCCGTCGACCCGCAGCGCCCCGCCCGTCGTCGCCGAGGCGAAGCGCGAGCTGAGGTAGACCACCATGTTCGCGATCTCCTCCGGCTCGATCAGGCGCTGGATCAGCGACTGCGGCCGGTGCCTCAGCATGAACTCGTGCTGTGCCTCGTCCCAGGGCAGGTCGTCGCCGACCAGCTCGCGCACGAACTCCTCGACGCCACCCGTGTGCGTCGGCCCGGCGATGACGCTGTTGACCGTCACGCCCGAACCCGCCGCCGCCTTCGCGAACCCCCGTGACACCCCCAGCAGCGCCGTCTTCGACACCCCGTAGTGGATCATCTCGACCGGCGTCACGATCGCCGAGTCGCTCGCGATGTACTGCACCCGGCCCCAGCCGCGCTCCATCATGCCGGGCAGGTAGGCCCGCGTCAGCCGCACCGCCGACAGCACGTTCGTCTCGAAGTAGCGCCGCCACTCGTCGTCGTCGATGCTCAGGGCGTCGGCCGAGCCGAAGACGCCGAGGTTGTTCACCAGCACGTCGACCTCGGGGAAGGCCGCGACCGCCGCCTGGGCGCCCGTCTCGGTGGCCAGGTCGGCCGCGAGCGTGACGACCCGCGCCTCCCGGGTGTCGTCGTCGAGGGCGGCGAAGTCGGCGTCGCTCGCCAACGATTCGAGGAGGCGCGCCCGGGCCGCCCCCGTGGTCTCGGTCGAGCGTCCGTTCACGATGACGCGGGCCCCGGCTGCAGCCAGCCCCCGGGCGATCGCGAAGCCGATGCCCTGGGTCGATCCGGTGACGAGTGCGGTGGTGCCGTCGAGTTCGATCTTCATGGGTCCATCCTGCTGGCCCGCCCCCGGGTGCCTGCCGAGATGTCACGACTTGCCGCTCACCTTCGAACCTGAGCGGCAAGTCGTGACATCTCGACGCAGGGGGCAGGGGGCAGGGGGCAGGGGCAGGGGCGGGCTCAGCGGCGGCGGGGCACGACCATCGGCGACCCGGTCACGGGGTCCGGCACGACGACGCAGGGCAGGTCGAACACGTCGGTCACGAGCTGCTCGGTCAGCACCTCGGCCGGGGTGCCCGTCGCCACCACGTCGCCGTCGGCCATCACGATCAGGTCGGTCGCGTACCGCGCGGCCTGGTTGAGGTCGTGCAGCACCGCGACCACGGTCGTGCCCTGCCCGTGCAGCCGGGCGAACAGGTCGAGCAGGTCGTACTGGTGGGCGATGTCGAGGTAGGTCGTCGGCTCGTCGAGCAGCAGCACCGGGGTCTGCTGCGCGAGCGCCATCGCCACCCACACGCGCTGGCGCTGCCCGCCCGACAGTTCGTCGACCGGCACGTCGACCAGCTCGGTGAGGTCGGTCTCGGCCAGGGCCGCGTCGACGGCCTCGCGGTCGGTGCCGGTCCACTGCCGGAAGAGCCCCTGGTGCGGGTAGCGGCCACGCGAGACGAGTTCGGCGACCGTGATGCCGTCGGGTGCGGTCGAGGTCTGCGGCAGGAGGCCGACGATGCGGGCCACCTCTTTCGCCGGCACGCCCGCGAGCTCGCGTCCGTCGAGCAGGACCGACCCCGACCGGGGCTTCAGGAGGCGCGCGAAGGCCCTCAGCAAGGTCGACTTCCCGCAGGCGTTCGGCCCGACGATGACCGTGAACGAGCCGTCGCGCACGTCGGCGTCGACGGCCTCGCTCACCGTGCGCCGGTCGTAGGCGAGGTGCGCTCCGCGGGCGACGAGGAGGGAGGCGCGGGTCCCGTCGGAGGCGCGGGCGGCGTCGGTCGCACCGGTCACGTCGGTCGCACGGGTCGCGTCGGGCGCACCGGTCACGTCGGGAGCGGGCGGGCGGGTGGCGTCGTTCACGCGGACCTCCGGGATTCCGAGACGAGCAGCGTGATCAGGTAGATCCCACCGATCACGAGGGTGACGAGGCCGACCGGCACGGGGTTGGCGGCCACGTGCTGGGCGATCAGGTCGGCGACGAGCAGCAGCACCCCGCCGACGAGCCCGCCCGCGACGAGCGGCACCCCGGCCGAGCGCACCAGGCGTCGGGCGAGCTGCGGCGCGGCCAGGGCCACGAACGCGATCGGCCCGGTGCTGGCGGTCACGACGGCGGTCAGCGCGACGCCGACCACGACGAGCGCCAGGCGCGACCGTTCGGCGCTCAGGCCGTGCGACCGGGCGGCATCGTCGCCGAGCTCGAGCTGACGCAGCGGCCGCGACAACCCCATCACGAGCGGGGTCAGCACGACGAGCAGCACCAGCGCCGGGACGAGCTGCTGCCAGCCGACCAGCGCGAGCGAGCCCGCCCCCCAGAACGAGGCGGTCAGCGCCACCTCGGTCTGGGCGCGCAGCAGCAGCCAGCTGTTGACCGAGTGCAGCAGGGCCGTGACGCCGATGCCCACGATGATCAGCCGCAGTCCGTGCACGCCGCGGCGGTAGGCGAGCACGTAGACGACGAGGGCGGTCACGAGCCCGCCGATCAGGGCGCCGACGGCCGTGCCGATCGTCGAGGCCGCACCCGACACGATGACGACGATCGCCCCGGTGTAGGCGCCGGTCGAGAAGCCGATCACGTCGGGCGAGCCCAGCGGGTTGCGGGTCAGCGACTGGAAGATCGCGCCCGAGACGCCGAGCGCGGCGCCGAAGACGAGGGCCGCGAGGACGCGCGGTAACCGCCAGTTCAGCACGATGGTGGACGCGAACCCGTCGCCGCCGAACAGCGCCCGCACGACCTCGGGCGGGCTGAGCGGGTAGTCGCCGATGCCGAGGGCGACGATCGCGACGACGACGGCCACCACGACCAGCACCAGCGTCGCCGTGCGTCGCCGCCCGCCGGTCGAGCGCCACGAGCACAGGAGGCGCGGGCCGACACCCGGGGACGCCGACGTCGTCCGTGTACCCGGCGTCGTCCCCGTGCCAGGAGTCGTCCGTGTGCCCCGAGTCGAGCGCGTGCCCGGTTCGTCCGCCCGCGTCATGCGCCGCCCACCCGTCGGCGTCGGGCGATCGCGATCAGCACGGGAGCGCCGACGGCGGCCGTGACCAGCCCGGCGGCCAGCTCGCCCGGGGGAGCGACTACGCGACCGAGCACGTCGGCGAGCAGCAGCAGCACGGGCCCGAGCACGGCCGAGAGCGCGGTGATCCACGGCTGGCTGGGGCCGACGACGCCTCGGGCCGCGTGCGCGACCATGAGCCCCACGAACGCGATGGGCCCGACCACGGCGGTCGCGCCTCCGGCCAGCAGGGTGACGACGACCAACGAGACGACGCGGACGGCGGGCACCGAGACGCCGACCGACGCGGCGTGCTCGTCGCCGAGCGCGACGGCGTCGAGCGGACGCGAGGCGATCAGGGCGACGACGACCCCGGCCGCGACGAAGGGCAGCACGGTGACCACGGGCTCCCAGCCGCGGTCGGCGAGCGAGCCGACCTCCCAGGCGCGGACGGCGTCGAAGCGGCGGGGGTCGGCCAGCACGATCGACGAGGTGATGCCCGCGAGCACCGACCCGAGCGCGAGGCCGGCGAGGGTCAGGCGGGCGGGACCACCGCCTCCTCGTCCGGCGCCGCCGATCAGCGCGACGGCGACCGTCGCGACACCGGCGCCGACGAACGAGAACCAGACCCAGCCGCTCGCCGAGGTGACCCCTGCGAAGCCGACCGCGAGAGCGACGGCGAAGGCGCTGCCCGAGGTGACGCCGAGGATGCCCGGGTCGGCCAGCGGGTTGCGCGTCACGGCCTGCACGACGGCGCCGGCGACCCCGAGCCCGGCGCCGGCCACGATCGCGGCGACCGTGCGCGGCAGGCGGAGGTCGAGCACGGCGGTGGCGTCGGCCGTGTCGCGGCTCGCGGCCCCGGTGAGGATGCGCAGGACCTCGTCGAGGGCGACCGGCCGCGCGCCGACGGCGAGGCCCAGCACGACGGCGAGGGCCAGCAGGGCCAGGGCGGCCAGGAGGGCGAGGAGGCGCGTGCGGGTGCGCCGGGAGCCTCGCGTCGGTCGCGGGGCACGGCCGACCGTGAGCGCTCGGGGCATCGCCATGATGATTAGCTTAGGCTACCCTCACTTGGAGTCCTGTCGGGCGGCGCCCGCCGTGACACCCGGCACCCGACCTCCCGCCCGACACCACGTCACAGCACCGACGTCACAGCCCTGAGGAACACATGCGCAAGACACTCTCGATCGCCGCCGCCGTGGCGGTCGCCACCCTCGCCCTGGCCGGCTGCTCGGCCGACACCGACTCCGACGACGCCGCCGGCGGCGCCTCGGGCGGGTCGGGCGCGTTCCCCGTCTCGATCGAGACGAAGTTCGGCGAGGTCACCGTCGAGAAGAAGCCGACGCGCGTCGTCGCGCTGGGCTGGGGCGACGCCGAGGCGGCGCTCGCGCTGGGCGTGCAGCCCGTCGGGGCGTCGGACTGGCTGGCCTTCGGCGACGAGGCCGACGGCGTCGGCCCCTGGGCGCAGGGTCTCTACGACCAGGCCCCCGAGATCATCGGCACCCTGGAGCCCTCCTACGAGGCCATCGCGGCCCTCGAGCCCGACGTGATCCTCGACACCAAGAGCTCGGGCGACCAGGAGCGTTACGACCGCCTGTCGAGCATCGCCCCGACCGTCGGCGTGCCCGAGGGCGGCGACAGCTACCTGACCGACTTCGACGACCAGATGGAGCTCGTGTCGAAGGCGCTCGGTGAGGAGGCCAAGGGCGAGCAGCTCGTCGACGAGAACGAGAAGGCCGTCGAGGCCGTCGCCGCCGCCCACCCCGAGTGGAAGGGCAAGACGATCACCGCCGCCACGAAGACCAGTGAGGGCTGGGGCGCCTACGTCGAGGACAGCGAGCGGGTCGACCAGCTCGAGGCGCTCGGCTTCGAGCAGAACCCCGCCATCTCGGCGCTGCAGCCGAACGCCGGTGGCTTCTCGGTGTCGATCTCGAGCGAGCAGCTCGACCAGATCGACGCCGACGTCATCGTGGCGTTCCCGATCTACATCGACACCACCGAGATCACCGACGACCCGCAGTGGAAGGCCCTGTCGGCCGTGCAGGACGGCCACGCGGTCGTCATCGACGGTGACGTCGCCGCCGCGTACTCGCTCGGCTCGGCCCTGTCGCGTCAGTACGCGCTGGACAAGCTGGTGCCGCTGCTCGAGGGCGCCACGAAGTAGTCGCCGCGCCCGCGCCTGTCGCGGTTCGTGCCGCGACGAGCAGAGCGGGCGGGTTCGTCCGATGTGGGCGTCGTCGGACGCCCGCATCGTCCGGACCCGCCCGTTTCTGCGTGTTCGACAGCACCCGGGTGTGCCAGATCGCTGCAGAGGGTGAAAGATGTTCTGGTGACCCACGAGCTGCACGACCTGATGACCCCCGAGAAGAACGTCCAACGCATCATGTGGACCGGCACGATCTGGTTCGTCGCCGCGGTCGGCAGCGTGGCGGTGGCCCTGGGGCTGCTGCTCTCGTCCGGCTGGCGTCCGGCGTTGCTCTCGGCCGGTGTGGCCACGCTGTTCTGGGTCGGTGCCGCGCTCGTCGCCCTGAGCGTCGGCCTGATCGGCTGGTCGGGCTGCCCGATCCTCGAGGTCGACGTCCCCACGGCGGACCGCAACAAGACCCGCACCATGCAGGCCGGCACGATGCTCTTCATCGTCGGCGGTGCCGCCGCGCTGCTCGCCGTCCTGCTCGGCCCCGCGAGCTGAGCCCCGCGAGCTGAGCCCCGCCAGCCGAGCGGGGGACACCTCACGACGACCCGTCACTAGGGTGGCGCGAATGAGCGAACACGAGCCCACGACGACGGCCACCGCCGTGCCGGGCCCCGACTGGACCGAGCACGTCGTGTGGTGGCACGTGTACCCCCTGGGATTCGTCGGGGCGGACACGACGGGAGCGGACCGCTCGCCGGCACCGCGCCTCCTCGATCTCGTGCCCTGGCTGGACCACCTGCTGGCGCTCGGCGCCAACGGGCTCGCCCTCGGGCCGGTCTTCGCGTCGTCGACCCACGGCTACGACACGATCGACTGGTTCACGGTCGACCCGCGCCTCGGCACCGAGGCCGATCTCGTCACCCTGATCGAGGCCGCCCACGCGAAGGGCGTGAAGGTCATGCTCGACGGCGTCTTCAACCACGTCGGCCCCGAGTTCCCCGCACTGGTCGAGGCCCGTCGTGACCCCGACTCCCGCGAGGCCTCGCTGTTCCGACGCGAGGCCGACGGCAGCCTGGGCACCTTCGAGGGGCACGGCGGGCTGATCGCCCTCGACCACTCGTCACCCGAGGTGGCCCGCACGGTGACCGACGTCCTGATCCACTGGGCCGACCGCGGCGCCGACGCCTGGCGCCTCGACGCCGCCTACTCGGTGCCCTCGGAGTTCTGGGCGACCGTGCTGCCCCCGCTGCGCGAGCGGCACCCCGACGTGTACGTCGTCGGCGAGGTGCTGCACGGCGACTACGCCGCGGCCGTCCGCGACGGAGGCCTCGACTCGGTCACCCAGTACGAACTGTGGCAGGGCGTCTGGCACGCCCTGGCCGAGGTCAACCTGTTCGAGCTCGAGTGGGCGCTGCAGCGGCACGACGGGTTCCTCGACGACTTCGTGCCGCTGACCTTCGTCGGCAACCACGACGTCACGCGCATCGCCAGCCAGATCGACGACGAGCGCCACCACGACCACGCGATCGTGCTGCTCTTCACGCTCGGCGGCACGCCGTCGGTCTACTACGGCGACGAGTTCGGGTTGCGGGCCGTCAAGGAGGCGCGGGTCGGCGGCGACGACGCCGTGCGTCCCGCGTTCCCCTCGACGCCTGCCGAGGCTCCGGGTGCCGGCGTGCCGGACGCCCTCCCCGAGGTCCTCGCCCTGCACCAGGAACTGATCGGCGTGCGACGCCGGCACCCGTGGCTGCACACCGCCCGCAGCCGCACCGTGTCGGTCGCGAACGAGTCGCTCGTGCTCGAGGTGCGCGGGGTCTCGTCCGACCAGGCGCTGGTCGTCGCACTCAACCTCGGCGACGACGAGCTGCGCGTGGCGGACCCCGCCCCGGGCGAATGGCTGGCCGGCCGGGACGCCGGCCTCGACGGTGACGTCCTGTCGGTGGGGCCGCACGGCTGGGCGGTCGTCGCGCGCGCCTGACCCGGCCCGCGCCTCCCGGGGTCGCCGGTCGAGGTCGTCCGTCGCTCGTGGGCATCCCCTGGGAGTCGCGACGAACCCGGCCGGGCCGTCGCTACCGTGCCACGCATGGCTAAGACACGAGAGCTACTCATGACCTCGACCCTCGCCGTCGGTGCGCTGGTCGCCGCCACCGGGTGCACGTCCGACCCCGCCGTCACGGCCCCGACGGCCGCGAGCACGGGCTCGCCGAGTGCCACCGCGACGGCTGCCACCCCGGCCGACGCGCAGCAGGCCTCCGCCGAGCAGGCGATCGTCGTCCGCTACCTCGACGCGATCGCGGACGACGACACGGCCGCCGCGTGGGCTCTGCTCAGCCCCGAGGCGCAGCAGTTCTACGGCACCGAGCAGACCTTCGCGTCGTCCTCGCCGAGCGACGGGACGGTCACGCCCGACGAGGCGGCCGTCCTGGCCGACGCCGAACTCGCCTCCGCCGAGGGCCCCGAGGGCGCCTTCACCCTGGTGAGCGCCACGACCGACGACCTCGCCGACGCCTGGGTCGTACGCGAGACCTCCGACGGCCTCCGCGTCGACGACGCCGGCGTGCCGCCGACCGGTGACTCGCTCTACGAATGGGACAACCCGGCCGCCGGCGCCGAGGACCAGACCGCAGGAGGCGCGGCGTACGACACCACGGCCCCCGCGTCGATCTCGTTCGCCAGCCCGCAGAGCCAGGACCAGACCGAGCCGAGCGTCGTCGGCTACCCCGACACGCTCTGGGTCTTCCTCGACGGGCAGCAGCTGCCGTCGATCGAGGCCGTGTCGGCCGGCTCGGGCAAGCGCTTCACGACGGAGGTCGGCGCGTCGAGCGGGGCCGGCCGCGGCCTCACCGTCGTGTGGCAGACGGGTGCCGACTCGCTCGGCTGGCGCAGCAGCACCGTCCTGCTCTGAGGTCTGAGCTCTGAGGCCCGAGGTCCCAGTTCCGTGCTCGCGCTCGTGACGGCCGGCCGCACCTCGTCCTCGCCGCCCCATGAACCCGGTTTCGAACGATGAACCCAGAAGCTCGTGGGTTCATCGTTCGAAACCGGGTTCATGGGCGTGCGGCAGCCGTGCCGCCGCGGGCCACGGACAGTCGCGCGGCGGACGGCGGCGGGCAGCCGGGCCCTGCTCAGCGGCGGCGCAGCAGCGCCATCGCCTCGAGGTGCGGCGTCTGCGGGAACATGTCGAACACGCGCGTGGTGACCACGTCGAACGACGGCATGGCGTCCAGGTCGCTCGCCAGGGTGACGGGGTTGCAGCTCGAGTAGACGACGTGCTCGACGTCCGACTCCTCGAGCCAGCCGGCCAGCGTGGCGCCGATGCCGCGTCGCGGCGGGTTGACGATGACCAGCTCGGGAGGCGCGGTGCCGCTCCCCGGGGACCCCGGCTCCGCGGATGCGGATGCGGACGCGGATGCCGACGCGGTCGTCGCGAACCGGGTCGCGTCGTCCGCCGCGAAGCGCACGTGCTCGAGGCCTGCTCGACGGGCGCTGCGCCGGGCGCTGGCCACCGCCTCCTCGCTGGTCTCGATGCCGACGACCTCGCGGTGCCCGTGCCGACTCGTCCGGCCGGCGCCCGGGCGCGCGACGTGCAGGGCGAACCCTCCGACGCCGCAGTAGAGGTCCCACACGGTGGCCGGGTCGATCGTGTCGACCCACTCGGCGGCCTGCGCGTACAGCCCGGCCGCGATCGCCGTGTTCGTCTGGAAGAAGCTCTGCGGGCGCAGCTCGAGGTCGACCCCGCCGAGCTGCATGGTGAGCGTCTCGCGGTCGGTCAGCACGATCTCGTCGGCGCCCTCGAGCACGGCCTTGTGCTCGGGCAGCAGGTTGACCGACACGACCGCCACCTGCGGCAGGGCCTCGAGCAGCCAGGGCAGCTCGGCCCGTAGCCGCGGCAGGGCCTGCTCGCTCCGCAGCACGAAGCGCACCATGAGCTCGCCCGAGGGTGACTCGGTCACGTGCACGTACTTCGCCTCGCCGCGGCGTTTCGGCACGTCGTACGGCAGGAGGCGCGCGCGGGTCACGAACGCCGCCAGCGTCGGCAGCACCTCCTGGATGCCCGCCGTGTGCAACCCGCACCCGCGCAGGTCGACGCCCTGCCCGCGTCCGTCGAGGATGCCGAGCGTCGGCTCGTCGATCGTGCCGCCGACGACCATCTTCGCCTTGTTGCGGAACCCCGACTCGGGGCTGGTCAGCGTCGGCAGCCAGGCCGCGGGGGAGTGGCGCTCGCCGAGGAGGTCGCGGACGCGCGCCTCCTTCTCGGCGACCTGCACCGGGTAGGGGCGGTCGAGGAGCGTGCACGAACGGCACAGTCCCGCGTCGAAGTAGTCGCACTGCATGGCGGGCCGAGTCTAGGCGAGGGGCGCCGGGTGGCGGCCCGCGCCTCCTCGGCTGCCCCGCCCCTCGCGTCGAGATGTCACGACTTGCCGCTCAGGTCCGGACGTGAGCGGCACGTCGTGACATCTCGGCGGGATGCGGCCCGGGTCAGAGCTGGGTGATGCCGCGGACGAGGGCGAGGGCGCTGCCGACTGCGGCGAGCGTCAGGACGAGGATGCGGCCGACCCGGGCCGGCACGACCTTGCTGAGGTGGTGCCCGACGAACGCGCCGACGAACAGCAGGCCGAGGGCTCCCGCCCACACGGGGATCGGCTCGGAGGGGATGCCCTTCGTCAGCACCGAGGTCAGGTTGACCGCCAGCAGGAACACCTGGCCGGTGCCCACGAAGACCTCGCGCGGCCACCGGTCGCTCGTCGCGTGCACCGTGAGCGCCGGGCCGCCGACGCCGGCCGTCACGTTCATGAAGCCGCCCAGTGCCCCGGCGGCGACGGCCCCGACCCGGCCGGGCAGGAGGCGCGCGCGGCTCGAGAACGCCATCACCAGCACTCCGACCAGGGCCAGGGCGCCCACCGCGATGGTCAGCGGACCGGTCGGGGCGGTCTGCACGACCCACGCGCCGATCGGGATCGTCACGAGCGCGGGCAGGACGAGGAGGGCCGCCGTCCGCCACCGCACCGTGCGCCAGGTGCTCGCCAGCACGACGAGCGCGAGCACGGCGGCGAGGGCGTTGCCGACCGAGACGCCAGCCTCGGGGCCGAGGACCACGACGAGCAGGGGTGCGGCGGTGAGCGCGAAGCCGATGCCCGCCATGCGCTGCGTCAGGGCGCCGACCACGATGGCCGCGGCGGCGAGGGCGAGCGTCAGCGGGGTCACGCCGCCACGCTACCGGGCGTGGGTGCGGAGGCGCGGCGCTGTGCCAGCAACGGGCCACGACGCCAGGCGGTGAGCACAGCGCCAGGACTAGTCGTGGCGCTGTGCCCATCTCGTGGTGTTGTGCGGCGTCAGTAGGGTGGCGGCATGACCGACTCGTCGAAGACCGTCCAGTTGCGCCGCTACGAGCTCGTCGAGGGGGTGCTCGACGACTTCGTCGCCTGGTTCACCTGGACGCTGATCCCCGCCCGGCTGTCCGAGGGCTTCGAGATCGAGTTCGCCTACGCCGACCGCGACGCGAACCAGTTCGTCTGGGCCGTCAGCACCCCGGGCGACGCCGCGCGGTTCGCCGAGGTCGAGGCCGCCTACCTGCAGTCCGAGGCGCGCGCCGCGGCGTTCGCCGGCCAGCCCGTGCGGGTGGCGACGCAGCACGTCACGCTCGTCGAGCCCGTCGCCTGACCGCCCCGCCCGACGACACCGCCGAGTGGACAGGACGCCGCCGAACACCGCGGTGTCTCGTCCACTCGGCGGTGCCCCGTCAGCACGGCCGACGTCGGTGCGGTGACGGCTCCGGGCAGGCCCGACTAGAGGGCGTCGACGAACATCTGGGTCGCGAGCGGCACGTTCGTGGCGTTCGACGACGGGTCCCAGCCGACGACCGCGACGGCGTCGCCGCCGACGCGGGCGGTCAGGCCGACCAGGGTGAAGCTGCCGCCGCCGACGGTGCCCGTGACGCGCCAGCCGAGCGATTCGTCGGTGCCCGTGAGGGTCGGCTCGGTGGTCTCGACCGTGGTCTGCACGGGCTGGCCCTGCATCGTGAAGAGGGCGGTGCCGTCCGCGCAGCGGGTCAGGGCGTCGGACGCCTCGGCGACCAGGGCCGAGGCCGCGTCGTCGTCACCCGTGCTCGCGACGACGGCGGTCATCGAGCGGTCGTTGCTCGTGCCGAACTCGAGCGCACCGTCGGGGGCGGCGTCGTCCCAGCCGACGCCGAACGGGGCGAGGCAGCTCGGGTCGCTCGCGGTCAACCCCGGGTAGACCGAGTCGAGCAGCTGGTCGGTCGTGTCGAACTCGTCGGGCACGAACTGGATGCCCGTGAAGACGGACGCCAGTTCGGCGTCCGAGAGGGCGGCCGAGGAGGCGTCGGCGGTCGCCGTGGCCGACGGGCTCGCCGCGGTGGTGGCGCTCGGCGTCGTGGTCGGCTCGTCGCCGGCACCCCCTGAGCACCCGGTCAGCAGCAACACGAGAGCGGCGGCCCCGACGGGCAGCGTGATCCTGATCGACATGTCGTCCCCTCCGTCCGGGCACCCCCGTGGCCCCGCGACGCCCCGAGGCTATCAGCGGGTCGTGGCGTCGTGAGGCTCGTCCCGGGCTCCGGGGTCGGCGCGCGCGTGCTGTTCGAGACGGACGTTCGCGGCGGTCGCGGCCGCGGTCATCCGCGAGAGGAAGTCCAGGACGACCCGCGCCTCCTCGGCCGTGGTGGCCTTGAGGGCGCCGGCGATCTCGGCGCCGGAGAACGCCAGGAACCGACCGCTCTCGGCCCGCGCGCCGTCGGTGGGACGGAGGGTCACCCGTCGCCGGTCGCTGCTCTCGCGGTGCCGACCGACGTGCCCTGCCGCCTCGAGCCGGTCGATCAACACCGTCGTTGCGCCCGAGGTCATGCCGATCCGTCGCGAGAGCCGAGCAGGCGAGAGCGGTTCGCCGGCCTGCTCGGCCCAGACGATCTGGCCGAGGGCGTTGGCGTCCGACCCGGGCAGGCGCATCCAGGACGACAGATGGCGGGTGAGCTCGTCGAAGGTGACGGCCCAGTCCCGCAAGCCATGCATCACGGCGACCTCACCCTCGGACCATTCCGCGCTCAACGGGTCGATCTCGTCCATGCCTCAACCTTTACTGTGTAGTAGCTTTACTGTAAAGCACGGAGGTGCGGCGAGCGATCGCGAGCACGTCACCTCCCCGACGAGGACGGACGAGGGACGACATGACCGCACCGCACGCAGTGATCTCCGGAGCCAGCATCGCAGGACTCTCGGCCGCCTGGTGGCTGCGCCGGACCGGTTGGGCCGTGACGGTCGTCGAACGGGCGCCGGCCTTCCGCGACGGCGGCCAGAACGTCGACGTCCGTGGCGTCGCGCGCGAGGTCCTCGACCGCATGGGACTCGTCGAGGCGGTCCGGCGTGTCAACACGACCGAGACGGGCGCCGTGCTCGTCGACCGGGACGGCGCGGTCACCGCAGAGCTGCCGTCCGACGGTGCGGACGGCGCCACCGCCGAGCTCGAGGTGCTGCGCGGCGACCTCGCTCGGACGATCCTCGACGCGCTTCCGGACGGGGTGCAGTTCGTCTACGGCGAGACCGTCGAGGACGTCGACGACACGGACGGCGGTCTGGCCCCGGGGCGGGTGACCATCCGGACGAGCACCGGCCGC
This genomic interval from Frigoribacterium sp. Leaf415 contains the following:
- a CDS encoding ribonuclease E inhibitor RraB — protein: MDTGLVVHLQRCAAQLVTRHELRDRFDLARTVTHSADFPRRAAAERAADELRSSGYDATVTRHGLLGAELRASREDALDDDRAVTFTREVFDVVQRAGGRYDGWSAEVIAEAQA
- a CDS encoding SDR family NAD(P)-dependent oxidoreductase, yielding MKIELDGTTALVTGSTQGIGFAIARGLAAAGARVIVNGRSTETTGAARARLLESLASDADFAALDDDTREARVVTLAADLATETGAQAAVAAFPEVDVLVNNLGVFGSADALSIDDDEWRRYFETNVLSAVRLTRAYLPGMMERGWGRVQYIASDSAIVTPVEMIHYGVSKTALLGVSRGFAKAAAGSGVTVNSVIAGPTHTGGVEEFVRELVGDDLPWDEAQHEFMLRHRPQSLIQRLIEPEEIANMVVYLSSRFASATTGGALRVDGGYVDAIVP
- a CDS encoding ABC transporter ATP-binding protein, which produces MTGATDAARASDGTRASLLVARGAHLAYDRRTVSEAVDADVRDGSFTVIVGPNACGKSTLLRAFARLLKPRSGSVLLDGRELAGVPAKEVARIVGLLPQTSTAPDGITVAELVSRGRYPHQGLFRQWTGTDREAVDAALAETDLTELVDVPVDELSGGQRQRVWVAMALAQQTPVLLLDEPTTYLDIAHQYDLLDLFARLHGQGTTVVAVLHDLNQAARYATDLIVMADGDVVATGTPAEVLTEQLVTDVFDLPCVVVPDPVTGSPMVVPRRR
- a CDS encoding FecCD family ABC transporter permease, whose product is MLVVVAVVVAIVALGIGDYPLSPPEVVRALFGGDGFASTIVLNWRLPRVLAALVFGAALGVSGAIFQSLTRNPLGSPDVIGFSTGAYTGAIVVIVSGAASTIGTAVGALIGGLVTALVVYVLAYRRGVHGLRLIIVGIGVTALLHSVNSWLLLRAQTEVALTASFWGAGSLALVGWQQLVPALVLLVVLTPLVMGLSRPLRQLELGDDAARSHGLSAERSRLALVVVGVALTAVVTASTGPIAFVALAAPQLARRLVRSAGVPLVAGGLVGGVLLLVADLIAQHVAANPVPVGLVTLVIGGIYLITLLVSESRRSA
- a CDS encoding FecCD family ABC transporter permease, translated to MAMPRALTVGRAPRPTRGSRRTRTRLLALLAALALLALAVVLGLAVGARPVALDEVLRILTGAASRDTADATAVLDLRLPRTVAAIVAGAGLGVAGAVVQAVTRNPLADPGILGVTSGSAFAVALAVGFAGVTSASGWVWFSFVGAGVATVAVALIGGAGRGGGGPARLTLAGLALGSVLAGITSSIVLADPRRFDAVRAWEVGSLADRGWEPVVTVLPFVAAGVVVALIASRPLDAVALGDEHAASVGVSVPAVRVVSLVVVTLLAGGATAVVGPIAFVGLMVAHAARGVVGPSQPWITALSAVLGPVLLLLADVLGRVVAPPGELAAGLVTAAVGAPVLIAIARRRRVGGA
- a CDS encoding iron-siderophore ABC transporter substrate-binding protein encodes the protein MRKTLSIAAAVAVATLALAGCSADTDSDDAAGGASGGSGAFPVSIETKFGEVTVEKKPTRVVALGWGDAEAALALGVQPVGASDWLAFGDEADGVGPWAQGLYDQAPEIIGTLEPSYEAIAALEPDVILDTKSSGDQERYDRLSSIAPTVGVPEGGDSYLTDFDDQMELVSKALGEEAKGEQLVDENEKAVEAVAAAHPEWKGKTITAATKTSEGWGAYVEDSERVDQLEALGFEQNPAISALQPNAGGFSVSISSEQLDQIDADVIVAFPIYIDTTEITDDPQWKALSAVQDGHAVVIDGDVAAAYSLGSALSRQYALDKLVPLLEGATK